The DNA sequence CGTCTCAAATCATTTTCAAAAACTGACATTCTTAATAGTTGGTCTTGTCATGCTCACTTCCTCTTGGGGTACCAGTCTTGAAGGCTGGGTTATTTGCTACGGTTTCTCTCAGTTCTTCTACGGTATCGGCGTTGGTGGCGAATACCCCATGACTTCTACCACCGCTATGGAGAGCAAATCTGTTGCTGGCAGTCAAAAGAACGACAAGCTTCACCGAGGCAGGAATGTCGTTTTGACTTTCCTCATGCAAGGTTGGGGACAACTCTTCAACCAGGCCATTTTAATtatccttctcctcattTTCCACCATTCTGGCAACCCTCCTTACTCCACGGTCTCTGCTCAGTGGACTTACCGAGTTTCTTTTGGCATTATGGCTGTGATGACTCTCTGGCTCGCCTACTTCCGATTCTACAAGAAGAAATACGCGTCGGCCGCTCTTCGTCGTTCCAAGAAGAACATGCGAGTCAACCAATCCGGCTACGATCTTCATTCTCTCAAGCTTGTCGGCACTCATTTTGCTGGTCGTCTGGTTGGTACCACCTTGGGTTGGCTCTTCAACGACTTCTTGTTCTATGGCAACAAGCTCTTCGCCTCCACTTTCATTGAGATCATCAGCCCTAACGCGGCTGGTAACGTCATTGTGACGTGGAACTGGAACATGGTCAACATCGGTGTCAGTCTGTGTGGTTACTACCTTGCTGCCTTTTTGATCGACCACAAGTTTTACGGCAGGAAGAGAATGCAGATTATTGGGTTCTTGGGTGATGCCGTGCTTTTCATGATCTGTGCTAGTAAGCCTTCGTTTTACCGACTTGACCCAAGAACCTGGCTGACCATCTTGTGCAGTCTGGTACACTCAATTGTCCTCCCCTGCACACATTAAGGGCTTCCAAACCATCTATTAcctctcatccttcttccagcAATTCGGTCCCAATTGCACGACTTTCTTATTGGCCGCTGAGGTTTTCCCCGTCTCCGTCCGAGCTACCGCTCACGGTCTTTCTGCCGCGTCCGGTAAAATTGGTGCCCTCCTTCCCGCCGTTATCTACAACTACGTCGACACTCACACTCGATTCTGGATTGTCTTCCCCTTTGGCTTCGCTGGTGTCTTTGtcactctcctcttcatccctGACACGACCGGTCTGGATCTTCGAGAACAGGACCGATATTGGGCGTATGTCCGACAAGGTCGAGCTCATGAGTACCACGGTATCGCTGTGCACCCAAGGCATCTTTCGTGGTGGGAAAAGATTGTGCTCAAGAGGCATCTCGCGTACAACCCCGAGAAGGACAGGATGCAGAGAGTTAGAGAATTGAGGATGATGTACGAGGAGAAGCGACGAGCTATGGAAGAAGTCCATGAGCACGAAGAACatgaagaggaaatggaggaGGAGTTGAGTCACTCTGCGTATCACCACTTTAACAGTAAGTATCAGAACCTCGCAATTAATCATATCTTTTGAATAAATGTTGACCAAATATACAGGTGAAAAGGCCAGCCTTGAGAAGATTGCGAACAGTGCCCCCTCCACATCACCCAACTCCCCTCGTCCTTTCGTCGGTGTGAACGGCAACGTCCCCGCCGCCCCTCTTTCGCCCATATCACCGGCCACATTGAGCCGTCTCACCCCTTCTCGCATGGCCTTATAGTAATTTTTTTCCGAAATAATATTAGCATTCCTTTTCCACACATTCATTTTTGGTGTCATACGCTAGAGAATAAAGACATATGAGGAAGTAATAGTGTCTACGTAACATAAATATTCCATGTATCAACATTCATGTATTCGCGATGTGTCAATCTGTTACAAGAAGTCTACCCAAATATTCTGCTCGCAAATTATGCGTTGGCCGCACCAGGATTCTGGTTTCTGTAGTCGATGGCTTTGATAAGAGTATATAACCTGAGACTTATAGTCAGCTTTGAATAAGACCATAGGGGAGGCTGTACTCACGTTGTGATGGTAGGGACGGGAACACCCAGTCGGATACCTTCCCGCACGGGGGTACCAAGAATAACCTGAGCAAATCATCAATTATCCATTCCACGTCTGGATTTCATTGGGGGAACAAGGACACACCTCAACTTCTGTAGGTCGTTGAGCCTTGACATCAGCCATCATACTAGACGGCAAGCCAGGGTACGGCACGTCGGTACATTGCTTGATGAGCTTCTCAGTTGTACCATCAGGGACTGTAAGGCCCTTAGCTTTCGCGACGGCCACTACTTCGTTCATAATGGAGTAGCAAAGAGGAAGTGCAAGGTCGGAGGATTGGAAGAAAGGCCCAGTCTTAAGCAGAGTCGATGCGGTGAGAGTGTTCCAGCAGCAGTTCCAAATGACCTTGACCCATCTCTCGCTTTGGATATCCTTGGTGACAGTACAATCACCACCGCCGGCCTCCAAAAAGCCCACCAAAGTCTCAAGCttctcgtcttcctccttcctATCCCCTCCTTCTCGGTAGTCAACGCCGATAGTAAGACCCTCACGGTTGAACTGTTCAACGCCATCATTGTCGGGAAGAGTCTTACCACCCGTCCAGACGACGGCAGAGATGATGGTGTTGTTGGGGAAGGATTCGTGGAGAGGAACTTCAGCTCCGACACCGTTCTGTAAGAGGACAATTGATGTGGTAGGGGAGATGACGGGTCGAAGGTGTTCTGAGAGGGACGGTTTGGCATCGAGCAAGGCCTTATTGGCACAGAGAACTGTTTCGTTATCAGATTAGAATGATGTAGAGAGAAAAATGGGAATAGGACTTGCCATAGGAAAACTTTGTACCGCTGGCAGCAGCCTCATCTGTACTCTTCCACACTGATCTCGCTGTCAGCCTTCTGTAGTAAGATCAAACAATCCGAGCAACTTACCACCTGTAAACCTCATGCCATTGTGATTTCCAAATTTGGGGCTGACAATCTTGAATCCTTGATTTCTGACCTTGTGATAGTTGCTTCTGGCAACGACATGCACATCGCACTTGCCGGACAGCTGAAGAATGGAGGCGTAGATGCCACCAATACCACCGAGGCCGAAGAGAAGGACGCTAGGCTTAGACATTGTACTATAAATATTTCCGTGTCGTTGCGTGTGAGCTAATAGATCCAAAACCAAGATGAATGGATCTTTTCATCTGTCACGACCCTCCTATATGCGTGTTCTGCCATTTCGGTCCGCCCGAACACGTCTCCCCGAACATGACCCCCCCGGCTTTCGGCAACTTACGGCTATTCCCACGTGGAATTAGTACAACAAATCATTTAGTTGCCATTCGGCCGGAGGTGATCGGTCCGACCGGCAATATTTTAGGCGTCAGAAGGGGTGGGGAACCATCGAATGCAATAAGTATGTATATGCACAGAGAGAGtagagaagatgagaagagAACTTGAATTGAACGAATAACATCAACAACAGCAATGGAGAGAACAGCAAGAATGGCCATTTTCCGGAAAGGCGTCCAGCACGCTGCGATCAGATCAAGATACCCGACGGTCAACTCTAGGCGTGCTTTTGCCAGGCGAAGCTTCTCAGCCGTGGCCGCAGAGAACAAGGCTAGTGAGGGTTACAGGAAAGCTTTGCTTTTAGGTGGAATAGTAGGTGCACTTGAGCGGATCACTAGAAAGTTGGCTTGCTGACGACTTGATCAGGCCGCAACACTCGCCGCGACCATATCCTATACTCTTTTGCGCCCCCTTCATTTAAAAGATGAGGATCTCCCAGACCCATCAGCACCCATCGGTCAAGCGACGGGGAGGGCTTTAATACCTTACAGTGAAGTCAATAAGCACAACAAGCCAGATGACTGTTGGGTGGTCATCGATGGCAAGGTGTATGATTTGACAGAAGTGAGTCTATCGGAGAAGCCCTTGCTACTGAGCTTGGATTTGTTATGGTGAAACTGATACATTTATAAGTTTGCAGGATCCCACCCAGGTGGTAGTTCTCCTATCTACAGAGCAGCAGGTCACGATGCCACTGCCATTTTTCAACCTATTCACCCACCTGGAACGATTGAGAATGGTTTGGATCCCGATGCGATGGTCGGCTTAGTAGATCCCGCGACATTACCCAAAGTCGTGGataagaagaaggaagatggggagCAGAGGAGAATTGATCTAGCTGAAATTATCGGATTGCCTGATTTCGATGTAAGTCCGATGTAGCTGTGGGTTAAGACAGGGCGCTGATGATAATGATTTGCAGGAAGCTGCCAAAGCCAACTTGACAAGTAAAGCGTGGGCGTACATGTCTTCAGGCGCTACGGACCAATACAGTGAGTCTATGCAGGGCTGTACTACCCCTTCAAAGCTAACAGTCAAGTATAGCCTTGGACCTGAATAGAAAAGCTTTCAATtccatcctcttcaggCCGAGAGTACTAGTAGATGTTGAGATTGCCGATACTCGTACCCAGATGCTGGGACAAGATACATCCTTACCTGTAAGCTAGACATTATTTTTTAAGATCCGCAAAGCTAATAGTGTTCAAGATTTTCATCTCTCCAGCCGGTATGGCAAAACTTGCCCACCCTGAAGGTGAATGCCTCCTCGCCAAAGCTGCCGGCCAGAGCAACGTTATCCAAATGATCTCCACCAACGCATCCGCTCCTTTACCTTCCATTATATCTTCGGCAACATCTCCTTCCCAGTCCTTCTTCATGCAGCTCTACGTCGACCGTAATCGCTCCAAGACCGAGAGCTTGTTGCAGAAAATCAACTCTTTGGGGCTGAAAGCGATTTTCGTGACTGTTGACGCCCCTGCGCCGGGAAAGCGAGAGGCCGATGAGAGGAGTCGGGCAGAAGTTGAGGTTGCGAGTGGTATATCGGGAGGAAAGATCGGATCAGATAGCAAGGGAGGTGGGATTGGAAGGAGTGTAGGTGGTTTTATTGACCCCAAATTGAGTTGGAAGGATATAGAATGGTTGAGGCAACATACCAAGTTGCCCATCGGATTGAAGGGTGTACAAACGGCGGAAGATGCCATGAAGGCGGCTAAAATGGGTGTGGATGCCATTTACCTGTCAAACCACGGGTAAGCATCAAGCCCAATTGTGTATCTTCTGGGATAAAGGCTGATGACAA is a window from the Cryptococcus gattii WM276 chromosome L, complete sequence genome containing:
- a CDS encoding Pi-transporter A-1, putative (Similar to TIGR gene model, INSD accession AAW45004.1), with translation MALSFILRGENDQTPMIAPGDVPSPTIISLTNTPAIPPTQPLINPPNPSSDDDDTLPPSRFSLDPEKRDPRLSNREFDQSHPLFQDLAPEDSYRDGVYWADLPFNERRKWVDSQSNEEARRELKHIWQMFKEDPLSPLTTYCKTYVMGGFGLFTEGYTLFSIGNLSALYKAVWPHCWKTNEVCSANWIAAVDYLQIIGIIVGQILVGIEGDWIGRKFGLVQDALVMTLGLVMLTSSWGTSLEGWVICYGFSQFFYGIGVGGEYPMTSTTAMESKSVAGSQKNDKLHRGRNVVLTFLMQGWGQLFNQAILIILLLIFHHSGNPPYSTVSAQWTYRVSFGIMAVMTLWLAYFRFYKKKYASAALRRSKKNMRVNQSGYDLHSLKLVGTHFAGRLVGTTLGWLFNDFLFYGNKLFASTFIEIISPNAAGNVIVTWNWNMVNIGVSLCGYYLAAFLIDHKFYGRKRMQIIGFLGDAVLFMICAIWYTQLSSPAHIKGFQTIYYLSSFFQQFGPNCTTFLLAAEVFPVSVRATAHGLSAASGKIGALLPAVIYNYVDTHTRFWIVFPFGFAGVFVTLLFIPDTTGLDLREQDRYWAYVRQGRAHEYHGIAVHPRHLSWWEKIVLKRHLAYNPEKDRMQRVRELRMMYEEKRRAMEEVHEHEEHEEEMEEELSHSAYHHFNSKYQNLIANSAPSTSPNSPRPFVGVNGNVPAAPLSPISPATLSRLTPSRMAL
- a CDS encoding uncharacterized protein (Similar to TIGR gene model, INSD accession AAW45005.1); amino-acid sequence: MSKPSVLLFGLGGIGGIYASILQLSGKCDVHVVARSNYHKVRNQGFKIVSPKFGNHNGMRFTGVLCANKALLDAKPSLSEHLRPVISPTTSIVLLQNGVGAEVPLHESFPNNTIISAVVWTGGKTLPDNDGVEQFNREGLTIGVDYREGGDRKEEDEKLETLVGFLEAGGGDCTVTKDIQSERWVKVIWNCCWNTLTASTLLKTGPFFQSSDLALPLCYSIMNEVVAVAKAKGLTVPDGTTEKLIKQCTDVPYPGLPSSMMADVKAQRPTEVEVILGTPVREGIRLGVPVPTITT
- a CDS encoding Cytochrome b2, mitochondrial precursor, putative (Similar to TIGR gene model, INSD accession AAW45006.1), whose protein sequence is MERTARMAIFRKGVQHAAIRSRYPTVNSRRAFARRSFSAVAAENKASEGYRKALLLGGIAATLAATISYTLLRPLHLKDEDLPDPSAPIGQATGRALIPYSEVNKHNKPDDCWVVIDGKVYDLTEFAGSHPGGSSPIYRAAGHDATAIFQPIHPPGTIENGLDPDAMVGLVDPATLPKVVDKKKEDGEQRRIDLAEIIGLPDFDEAAKANLTSKAWAYMSSGATDQYTLDLNRKAFNSILFRPRVLVDVEIADTRTQMLGQDTSLPIFISPAGMAKLAHPEGECLLAKAAGQSNVIQMISTNASAPLPSIISSATSPSQSFFMQLYVDRNRSKTESLLQKINSLGLKAIFVTVDAPAPGKREADERSRAEVEVASGISGGKIGSDSKGGGIGRSVGGFIDPKLSWKDIEWLRQHTKLPIGLKGVQTAEDAMKAAKMGVDAIYLSNHGGRALDGSPPAMYTLLEMNKICPEVFKKCEVYIDGGCRRGTDVVKALCLGAKGVGMGRPFLYSLTYGEEGVVHAIEIMRDEIETTMRLLGVTKLDQLGPHLLNTKALDPLVFDQPMWGPGEKQ